Below is a window of Leifsonia sp. NPDC080035 DNA.
TCATCATGCCGTGCAGCTCGCCGACACCGACCCCGACGCCGTCGCCGACCGCCACGCTGCCCGGTGTGCCCGGCCTCCCCGGCGTGCCCGGCGTCCCGGGGACGCCCGCCGGCCCCGGGACGTCGGGCACCCCGGCCCCCGCACCCTCCGCGACGCCGACTCCTGTCGCCCCCTCTGGACCGGACGCGGGCGCCCCGGTGTTCACGCAGCCGCCCGCGCAGCTCGGCAGCCGGTCGCTCTCCTTCACCGGACTCCCCGGTATCTCGGTCGTCACCGTCCCGCTCGCGGACGGCTCGCGCACCACGGTGCTCAAGCTGACGGCGGACAGCATCACCATCGACGGCTTCAGCCTGACCGTCCGCAAGCAGACCGGGCCGTCGCTGGCCACCACGGCGGACAGGATGACGCTGAAGGGCCACGTGCAGGTCTACCTCGACTCGATCACCGCGACGACGGCCGACGGCCGTTCCTACACCCTGGGCGCGGACACCCCGCCGCCGAACGACGGCCTCCCGCCGCAGCTGTTGCGCGTGACGCTCGGGCTCGTCGGGGCGACGGCCGACTCCATCGTCTACACGAACACGAACCAGCACCTGTCGGAGTGAGCGCGGGGCGCGGTCAGCGCCCCTTGCGCAACCGCCTCCGCTCGCGCCTGCTGAGCGCGGCCATCGCCTCTTCCTCCGCCCGACGCGCCGCCTCGGCCGCCCGGATGCGCTCGGTACGGCGGTCGTGCCACGCCGCCACCTCGGCATCCACGTTCCGCGTCGGCGTGACGACGGGAGGGCCGCCCTGCAGCTGGCGGCGCGCGTCGACGACGCGGCGGTTGAAGTCCTCGAGGTGCTCCCGGACGGCGCGCTCGGAGCCGAGGCCGTCCAGCTTCGCGTGCAGGCCCGCGTCCTCGGTGCGGAGCGTCAACGCCGGCGGCCCCAGGCCGGTCAGCTGCTCGCGCTCGATCTTGCGGCGGATCCACCAGTCGGGATCGTGCGTGCCGGTGAGGCCTGGCAAGGGCTTCCCCGCGCCCGGCAGATCGTCGAACTCGCCGCGCCGGATCGCCTGCTGGATGGCGTTCTCGATGACGTGCGCCCTCTGGTCCATCGTCGGCTGCCCGGCGTTGTTCTCCTCGACACTCTCCCCGCGGGCCTCCGCGTCGCGGCGCAGCCGGTAGCGGACGGCCTCCAGGCGGGGATCGCTGTCCTGTCCGCGGTCCTCGGCCATGCCTCCACATTACGCGCGGACTGTCGGTGGTCACCCGTAGCGTCGGCGCATGGAACCCTTCCGCATCGCCGTGCCCGATGACGTGATCGCCGACCTGCAGCGCCGCCTCGACGCGACCATCCTGCCGGAGCAGACGCCGGGGCCGGACTGGTCGGCCGGCATCCCGCCCGCGGTGCTGGGCTCCCTGGTGGAGCGCTGGCGCGCGTTCGACTGGCGGGCGGCCGAGTCGCGGCTGAACGCGTACGACCAGGCGGTCACGACCGTCGACGGCTGCCGCATCCACCTGGTGCACGTGCGCAGCGCGCATCCCGAGCGGCTGCCGGTGGTGCTGACCCACGGCTGGCCGTACTCGTTCGCCAGCATGCTCCCCCTGCTGGATGCGCTGGGCGGCAGCAGGGACGTGGTGGTCCCGTCGCTGCCCGGGTACGCCTTCTCGGGCGCGCTGCCCGTCCCGTTCTCCGCCGCGGCGGTCGCGGATCGCTGGGACGCTCTCATGACACGCGAACTCGGCTA
It encodes the following:
- a CDS encoding DUF1992 domain-containing protein yields the protein MAEDRGQDSDPRLEAVRYRLRRDAEARGESVEENNAGQPTMDQRAHVIENAIQQAIRRGEFDDLPGAGKPLPGLTGTHDPDWWIRRKIEREQLTGLGPPALTLRTEDAGLHAKLDGLGSERAVREHLEDFNRRVVDARRQLQGGPPVVTPTRNVDAEVAAWHDRRTERIRAAEAARRAEEEAMAALSRRERRRLRKGR